Proteins found in one Salminus brasiliensis chromosome 13, fSalBra1.hap2, whole genome shotgun sequence genomic segment:
- the gemin7 gene encoding gem-associated protein 7 → MKTPVSVLRLPRGPEPNSRGFDPNSPRYIALCPTTIPASSGNEAGPVTLEEEQRLRSELRERFLRSLLAMTSKQVHFSLYEKVQVQAKFGASDIDILNFQVSDLQTPLGVQKEALLRCQDMISFTFHL, encoded by the coding sequence ATGAAAACACCAGTCAGCGTATTGCGCTTGCCCAGAGGGCCTGAGCCCAACAGCCGAGGATTTGACCCGAACTCCCCTCGTTACATCGCGCTGTGTCCTACCACGATTCCAGCCTCGTCTGGGAACGAAGCCGGTCCTGTGACCCTCGAAGAGGAACAGCGGTTGCGTTCAGAGCTTCGAGAGCGCTTTCTAAGGAGCCTCCTAGCAATGACCTCCAAGCAGGTTCACTTCAGCCTGTACGAGAAGGTTCAAGTTCAGGCGAAGTTCGGCGCTTCAGACATAGACATTCTCAACTTCCAGGTTTCCGATTTACAGACGCCTCTCGGCGTGCAGAAAGAGGCTCTGCTCAGGTGTCAGGACATGATATCGTTTACTTTTCACTTGTGA